A genomic window from Yarrowia lipolytica chromosome 1D, complete sequence includes:
- a CDS encoding uncharacterized protein (Compare to YALI0D06864g, weakly similar to uniprot|Q03516 Saccharomyces cerevisiae YMR266w conserved protein, similar to Saccharomyces cerevisiae SPO75 (YLL005C); ancestral locus Anc_5.211), translating to MNIDELVNAPQKGHSLAGMSIQTFLSSLVVAIVIFGIQLAIFILIRPRIKKLYEPRTYLVPPELRVVSPGSGLIDWLTATVRYDIEDVVDRGGLDSYFFLRFMRMLLWIFGVACCIIIPILVPINATGNTADMLSEPTGMDNLSWSNIGPYKSSRYSAHLVMAIATVIVLLALFTYELNVYIEKRHRYLTKPSHQIRATATTILIKYVPAHLRSEKAIKNLFRNLGDVKNVWFTRDYSKLTSLLSLQKKRYRQLECLVTKRIIKSEKTFKKDPENDSEDTTRYLPKPESIRSPLATVFGIDIKIPFLGTKHDSIEWHCEEIERLTKEIAALKSETSQFETMPTCMIQFNTQLDAHVACQSLSYHNPNFMDTRLIETDHRDVIWANMRGSFYEEKVRFAIATALNLALIIGWAIPVSVVGLISQISYLTQLLPFLSFLNDLPEAIKGAISGILPPLLLALLMMLVPPILTLLAYLKGISTGIRVQLDVQKYYYAFQYIQLFLVITVSSGLTTTVQQIVDTPTSTPTILANNLPKAANFFMSYLILQGMITSMNNMLRVDELIFHLLARIMPATTAHRKFSRLSSISEVIWGNTFPTYTNLATIGIIYSIISPIILIFCLISFSLTYMAFKYRIIYCNVNRVNSYGLFFPTAIFQLFTGIYTLQLCLIGLFFLVKDEKQTKFVCTKHAIIMIIVLAFTILYQLHLSSKLKAVIEYLPVDKAATDLNSEIVCEKGKQSISHIFTEGGTQYHEKTDGVKTEAGVNGTSISIRELADLQELETVPLTPYTVPENPFETPAALPGPQTQTSASISSPRVKNVAINTLTRLGRIVYTGSEDTRTTASQFMYRGIFDQLNTNLESISADNREKLLNRAFLHESLRTPDYICWVPEDELGVGIREIGRIRQQFPLVRISNDSCYLHNQKIMFTRAPPDYDEIKNMRL from the coding sequence ATGAACATCGACGAGCTCGTCAACGCGCCTCAGAAAGGCCATAGTCTGGCGGGCATGTCGATCCAGACGTTTCTGTCGTCCCTGGTGGTCGCCATTGTCATATTCGGAATCCAGCTGGCTATTTTCATTCTCATTCGACCGAGAATCAAAAAGCTCTACGAACCAAGAACATATCTGGTCCCCCCTGAACTGCGAGTCGTATCTCCGGGATCGGGCCTCATAGACTGGCTCACAGCGACAGTCAGGTACGACATTGAAGACGTGGTCGACAGAGGAGGCCTTGACTCGTACTTCTTTCTGAGATTCATGCGCATGCTGCTGTGGATCTTTGGAGTGGCATGTTGCATCATCATCCCCATTCTCGTGCCCATCAACGCCACGGGAAACACAGCAGACATGCTCTCGGAGCCCACAGGAATGGACAACCTCTCGTGGTCAAACATCGGACCCTACAAGAGCTCGCGGTACTCGGCCCATCTGGTCATGGCTATCGCCACGGTGATTGTGCTGCTAGCTCTCTTCACTTATGAGCTCAACGTGTACATTGAAAAACGACACCGATATCTCACCAAGCCAAGTCACCAGATCAGAGCCACGGCAACCACCATCCTCATCAAATACGTGCCTGCTCATTTGAGAAGCGAAAAGGCCATCAAGAATCTGTTCAGAAACCTAGGAGACGTGAAAAATGTCTGGTTCACAAGAGACTACTCCAAACTGActtctcttctgtcgcTACAGAAGAAACGGTACCGACAACTCGAATGTCTGGTGACCAAACGCATAATCAAGTCAGAAAAGACATTCAAGAAAGACCCGGAGAATGATTCAGAGGATACAACCAGATATCTTCCCAAGCCTGAGTCCATAAGATCTCCATTGGCTACTGTTTTCGGCATAGACATCAAAATTCCGTTTCTGGGCACTAAACACGACTCTATCGAATGGCATTGCGAGGAGATTGAACGGCTAACTAAAGAAATTGCGGCTCTCAAGTCTGAAACATCCCAGTTTGAGACAATGCCCACTTGTATGATCCAATTCAACACCCAGTTGGACGCCCATGTGGCATGTCAGTCTCTATCTTACCATAACCCCAACTTCATGGACACACGACTGATTGAGACAGACCATAGAGATGTCATTTGGGCAAACATGAGAGGTTCCTTCTATGAGGAAAAGGTGAGATTTGCCATTGCTACCGCTCTCAACCTAGCTCTCATCATTGGCTGGGCCATTCCAGTGTCTGTGGTTGGTCTCATTTCTCAAATCAGCTATCTGACCCAGCTACTTCCATTTCTGAGCTTTCTTAACGACCTCCCGGAAGCCATCAAGGGAGCCATCAGTGGTATTTTACCCCCTTTGCTTCTTGCTCTGCTTATGATGCTCGTCCCCCCTATTCTTACTCTTTTGGCCTACCTCAAGGGCATTTCGACAGGTATTCGAGTCCAGTTGGACGTTCAAAAGTACTACTATGCATTCCAGTACATTCAGCTCTTCTTGGTCATTACCGTCTCATCAGGCCTGACGACTACTGTCCAACAAATTGTAGATACACCTACGTCGACGCCCACTATTCTCGCCAACAATCTCCCCAAAGCAGCAAACTTCTTCATGTCGTATCTTATCCTACAAGGAATGATCACATCGATGAACAACATGCTGCGAGTGGACGAGCTCATTTTTCATCTGCTGGCACGGATTATGCCTGCTACTACTGCCCACAGGAAGTTTTCTCGTCTGTCTTCCATTTCCGAAGTCATTTGGGGCAACACTTTCCCCACATACACCAATCTGGCGACTATTGGTATCATCTACTCCATCATCAGTCCGATCATTCTCATTTTCTGTCTCATTTCGTTTTCTTTGACTTACATGGCGTTCAAGTACCGTATCATCTACTGCAATGTCAACCGAGTGAACTCTTACGGCTTGTTCTTTCCGACCGCAATCTTCCAACTCTTCACGGGTATCTACACACTTCAATTGTGTCTGATTggtcttttctttttggtCAAAGACGAGAAACAGACGAAATTCGTGTGCACCAAACACGCCATCATCATGATTATCGTCCTGGCCTTCACCATTCTGTACCAGCTGCATCTGAGCTCGAAGCTCAAGGCCGTCATTGAGTATCTTCCTGTGGACAAAGCGGCAACTGACCTCAACAGTGAAATTGTGTGTGAGAAGGGTAAACAGAGCATTTCTCACATTTTCACGGAAGGAGGCACCCAGTATCACGAGAAGACTGATGGTGTGAAGACCGAAGCAGGAGTAAATGGAACCAGTATCTCAATCAGAGAGCTAGCAGACCTTCAAGAACTGGAAACTGTTCCTCTGACCCCGTACACAGTTCCAGAAAACCCATTCGAGACTCCAGCAGCCCTGCCTGGACCTCAAACGCAGACATCGGCTTCCATCTCCTCTCCTCGGGTCAAAAACGTAGCAATCAACACTCTCACCAGACTTGGTAGAATTGTGTACACCGGTTCCGAAGACACTCGAACCACGGCCTCTCAGTTCATGTACAGAGGCATCTttgaccagctcaacaCGAATCTCGAGTCGATATCGGCTGATAACCGagagaagctgctcaacagaGCGTTTCTCCATGAGTCTCTCCGAACGCCAGATTACATATGTTGGGTTCCGGAAGATGAGCTCGGGGTCGGAATTCGAGAAATCGGCCGGATTCGCCAACAGTTTCCGCTCGTTCGCATCTCCAACGACTCCTGTTACCTCCACAATCAGAAGATCATGTTCACCAGGGCTCCTCCAGATTatgacgagatcaagaacATGAGGTTGTAG
- a CDS encoding uncharacterized protein (Compare to YALI0D06886g, similar to Saccharomyces cerevisiae MMM1 (YLL006W); ancestral locus Anc_5.210, some similarities with uniprot|P41800 Saccharomyces cerevisiae YLL006w MMM1 required for mitochondrial shape and structure), translating to MPAKEVLRSIQPPPEPMVIPAELIQKALKQQSGWGFTEGLVLGQLSVIITVIIILKFVIFAENKSPKKGNDMTAVSAKDKEAEHVAMGGQTANGVKTSGVRRNKSSTNLRNRLATGAAGASISRPGSSRVSMVRSTSGAVPVLGQNGGATPRGMAGSSVAGSTSNLAVPVPTTPTIAEGIEPENDSTLQDDSAIIDLDLDLDLSPVDEILHKTCYQLSSHAPESLDWFNVLVAQIITQLRFDAKANNNLNLLNSLDAAFNSKRPDFIDRINVTEINLGDDYPILSNCKITHKGTGPAGSGAASGNNMPNNAEYDDSRLEAQMDIDLSDTITLGIETRLNLNQPKILSPFLSLSTSLPVSLSVTIVRFTARLNISLYQQIEQTEEDEKDKRDTILSINFEPDYKLQLSVKSLVGSRSRLQNVPTLESLVDSKIQKWFRDHYVEPHQMIFILPSLWPRKKRSATAGAAGTATGADTASGSS from the coding sequence ATGCCCGCTAAAGAAGTGCTGCGATCGATCCAGCCGCCGCCGGAACCGATGGTGATCCCCGCAGAGCTGATTCAGAAGGCTCTCAAACAACAGTCTGGCTGGGGCTTCACCGAGGGGCTGGTTCTGGGCCAACTGTCAGTCATTATCACAGTCATTATCATTCTCAAGTTTGTCATTTTTGCCGAGAACAAGAGCCCGAAAAAAGGTAATGACATGACCGCTGTGTcggccaaggacaaggaggccgagcaTGTGGCCATGGGTGGTCAGACAGCCAATGGAGTCAAGACCAGTGGCGTAAGACGCAACAAGTCGTCCACCAACCTGCGAAACAGACTGGCTACGGGGGCTGCTGGGGCCTCTATTTCGCGCCCTGGAAGCAGCCGGGTGTCCATGGTGAGGTCTACTTCGGGAGCGGTACCTGTGTTGGGCCAAAATGGAGGTGCTACACCGAGGGGTATGGCAGGCAGCAGTGTTGCTGGTAGCACCTCCAACCTTGCCGTCCCAGTACCTACTACACCCACAATTGCCGAGGGAATCGAGCCGGAAAATGACTCCACCCTTCAAGACGATTCCGCTATCATCGATCTCGATCTCGATCTCGATCTATCCCCTGTAGATGAGATTCTGCACAAGACCTGCTACCAGCTGTCGTCTCACGCGCCAGAGTCGCTCGACTGGTTCAACGTGTTGGTGGCCCAGATTATCACCCAGCTGCGGTTCGATGCCAAGGCGAACAACAACCTGAATCTGCTCAATTCGCTCGATGCAGCCTTCAACTCCAAACGTCCAGACTTCATCGACAGAATCAACGTGACGGAAATCAACCTCGGCGACGATTACCCCATCTTGTCCAACTGCAAAATCACCCACAAAGGCACAGGGCCCGCAGGATCCGGAGCTGCGTCAGGAAACAACATGCCCAACAATGCCGAGTACGACGACTCGCGCTTGGAAGCTCAAATGGATATCGATCTTTCAGATACAATTACGCTGGGAATTGAAACGAGACTGAATCTCAACCAGCCCAAGATCCTGTCGCCCTTTTTGTCGCTGTCGACTTCTCTGCCAGTTTCCCTTTCCGTCACTATTGTCCGGTTCACAGCCCGTCTGAACATCTCTCTTTACCAACAGATCGAACAGACTGAAGAAGACGAAAAGGACAAGCGAGACACTATTCTGTccatcaactttgagccGGATTACAAGCTGCAGCTGTCGGTCAAGTCGCTGGTGGGGTCTCGTTCGCGTCTACAGAACGTGCCGACTCTGGAGTCACTGGTAGATTCCAAGATCCAGAAATGGTTCCGAGATCACTACGTCGAGCCTCATCAAATGATCTTTATTCTGCCCAGTCTCTGGCCGAGAAAGAAACGGTCTGCTACagcgggagcagcagggaCAGCCACTGGAGCAGATACGGCTTCTGGCTCGTCATAA